A segment of the SAR324 cluster bacterium genome:
CGATTACATCATATCGTCGAAAGTCAGTATCTCCTGCTTCTTTGATCGCAATCCAGGTATGGACTGCAAATGCTCCTCGCCAGTTATAGGCTCGTGCTCCATAGATTTGAATGACTGCTTCATCCTTTGTCACTTCAGCATTAGGAATCGTAACTGTTGCTTGAGAGCTTCTGCTCCAGTGGGTGTCCAAATCTAGATCAGAGAACTTCCAAGTCCACAACGGGCCAGTCAAGAGCAAGAGAGTCAATGAGACTAAGCAAAGGAGCAACAAGCGAATCACTCTCCAGTATAGTTGGTACCTGATGGAAATCATTTGTCGAAGAAGATGAGAGATTCTGTGATGGTCGAGAGGCTAAGGGCGAATGACTTCCATACCAGGAGGAATCTCAAAACTAAAAAAATCCTCTGAAAATTCGACGTTGTAGCTTAGCGCTTCAAATTCAATGATTCTTACTGAACCACTGTTATCCCTGAAGAGCAGCGCCTCCAGGGCTCCCGTTTGGCTATCCACACCGAGTTGTAAAAACTCGATCGCACTTTGTTCTCGGTTGGGAACCAGTTCCAAAACTTCCCATGATTTATCAGGATCTAGTAAGGACTTCTGCATCCTTTGCTGTGTGAAGTCTTCACTCAATTCACCCGCACCGAGGAGGAACGCCAGGGCAGTCCCGTCTGTCACAGTGGCCAACTCCTGAATCATCACATTTTCCAGCAAAGGGTCGTATAACCAGAGAGTGTCACCATCAGTTACAAGTAACTGAGGATCTGGTTCTTGGTATTCCCAGCGCATTTTGCCAGGACGTTGATATGCAATGATGCCAGAGGCACTTGCTCGCCGGTCTTCACTTTCAACAATTGTGGTTTGCAAGAAATTTCCTTGGAAGCTCTGCATTTCTAGGTAGCGTTCCTGAACTCGCTCCAAAGTAATTGCCTGGATAAAGTAAGGACAGAAGAAAACTGAAAACAGAGTAATGAAAAATTTTGTCATGTTTTAGGGTCGCTCAAATTCTTAAAAGGCAGGTGATCCCAGCACCATACGAGAGGGCCTCTCCAATTTTGATGATTCAATTGGATTTGATACACTCCCCACAGTCCAATCAAAATGGGGGGAACCCAGAGAACAACAGCTTTTATCGGTTCTTTCCCAATGGTCAGGTCCTTTGAGAAAGACCATAGAATGTAATGAATGATGATCAAGGCCAGAGCTTGGAGATAAGCGTTAGATCGCCCTCTTCTAGGGTCTACCATACCAATGGTCAGTGCTGCCAAAGCAAAGGCGAGGCAAGCCATCGGTGTCGTGAGTCTGAGTTGAAGTTCCCTTTGCCGTGTTTGCTCTCCAAAATATCGATCTGACTGAATGAGATCCATGGTGGAAACTCCCCAGACTTTTCGATTTGGCGAACCATCCAACTGAGGAGGACGAAACTGGTATTGGAATTCCTCAAAATCGATTGTTCGATATCCACCTTCAACATTGCCAAAGTGCATCGTACCTTGTTTCAATTGAAGAAGGATGTCCTGCTCTTTCTCCCTGATGAGGAGTTGACCTTTCGAGGAAAGCGAAACCATCGAGCCCAGACTCAATTCAGTATCTGAAATAAAAATCCCTCCCAACTCCTCATTGGGAGATTTGGTCTCCACATAGAGGACTTTGCCTGGAAAATCATAGTTCAGGACTCCAGGTCGAATCGTTTTCGCAGTTTGCGATCTTAACAACCTTAGTGTCTCCTCTTCATAGGCAGCATATCCAGCTGGTTGCATCCACAGGGTAATTCCCATGTCCAGAATGGTTGCTAGCAATCCAAAGGTTGCGACGGGTACACTAAGTTGCCACGGACTTAAGCCCGCAGCACCCATGGCTGTAAGTTCCAGATCGTTTGATAATCGAACCAAAACAACCACAACTGCAATCACAACTGCAATTGGCAGAGTGACAGATAGAAACTGGGGTAGTCGGT
Coding sequences within it:
- a CDS encoding LptF/LptG family permease, producing the protein MLARSLFLQLIPPFLLATFILTFILSMDTVYKLINLIVSRGVPVGSVLLMLLHRLPQFLSVTLPIAVVIAVVVVLVRLSNDLELTAMGAAGLSPWQLSVPVATFGLLATILDMGITLWMQPAGYAAYEEETLRLLRSQTAKTIRPGVLNYDFPGKVLYVETKSPNEELGGIFISDTELSLGSMVSLSSKGQLLIREKEQDILLQLKQGTMHFGNVEGGYRTIDFEEFQYQFRPPQLDGSPNRKVWGVSTMDLIQSDRYFGEQTRQRELQLRLTTPMACLAFALAALTIGMVDPRRGRSNAYLQALALIIIHYILWSFSKDLTIGKEPIKAVVLWVPPILIGLWGVYQIQLNHQNWRGPLVWCWDHLPFKNLSDPKT
- a CDS encoding outer membrane lipoprotein carrier protein LolA; the encoded protein is MTKFFITLFSVFFCPYFIQAITLERVQERYLEMQSFQGNFLQTTIVESEDRRASASGIIAYQRPGKMRWEYQEPDPQLLVTDGDTLWLYDPLLENVMIQELATVTDGTALAFLLGAGELSEDFTQQRMQKSLLDPDKSWEVLELVPNREQSAIEFLQLGVDSQTGALEALLFRDNSGSVRIIEFEALSYNVEFSEDFFSFEIPPGMEVIRP